Below is a genomic region from Micropterus dolomieu isolate WLL.071019.BEF.003 ecotype Adirondacks linkage group LG08, ASM2129224v1, whole genome shotgun sequence.
TGgttcacagagcagctagcatggctgactctccttcttcttcttgttttattaacATTGACTACACACCTGGTTACTGCTCTGTTGTTAGTTACAGTTATTTTGATCCATGTCATTAAGCAGAAACTGTTTCCCTTCATGCTCACAGACCTCTGTCTCAAAAATGGACCCTGACGCTGTTTATGGGCACCTGCCTCCTCTACTGTGCCAGGATGGCAATGCCAATCTGTGCAGTGTCAATGGCAACCTCTTTTCACTGGAGCAAGATCGATTCTGGCCTGGTTCTGGGTGGTTTCTTCTGGGGTTACTGTTTGACACAGATCCTGGGAGGACACACCAGTGACAAGTAAGCAGTTCAAATAGTCAAACAGAATAGCATGACTTCACACGGCTCTCCTTAAACAATGAGCTAGAAATTTCAAGGgaatatttattgttgaatTAGGTTTAGAGTTTCAGGATTTAACTGTTTGTTCTTATATTAGAGTGGGAGGAGAGCGTGTCCTGTTCATATCTGCGGCCTCGTGGGCTCTGATCACAGCTGGCACTCCTCTTCTGGCCCAGCTAGGCTCTCACACCCTCGCTCTCATGACTATGGCCAGGTTCCTTATGGGACTACTGCAGGGTGAGTATTGAACTAGTGACATTTCTATTCAAATAAGCACTTAAAGGAgtggttcaacattttgggaaatacccttgttcactttcttgcaaagagttagatgagaagattgtcactactctcatgtctgtacaataaatatgaagccacaACTGGCAGCCGCTTAGtttgcttagcataaagactggacaCACAGGGAAAAAGCTAGCCTAGCTTTCTCCAAAGGTAacaaatccacctaccaacaCCAACAGCTCACTAATTGACAGACACGAGAGCTTTTTAACAAAaccatgctagctgtttcctccgtTTCCAgtccttatgctaagctaagctaaccagctgctggctttacatttttcatgtcatatatatatatatatatatatatgtgcagATATGAAAGtccaaactatttctttaaataaatgtgcCAGTGCTGCAGGAAATATAAATGCATTCAATTTACCAAAGGTGACTGATTACATGAATTCTGTGTCTTATAATGCCTTACAGGCATTTTTTTCCCGTCTTTGGCCAGCCTTTGCTCACAGCGTGTAGTGGAAGAACAGAGAGGGTTTATAATGAGCACCATGCACAGTGGTAGCTATCTTGGGTatgtttctcacacacacaccaattcaCAGATAAATACACTCTCTATCTCTGACAATACCTTTttaattttgctttttgttgCTCTCTCAGAACATTGTTAGCTGGTGGGATGGGGTCCCTGATGCTGGACCTGTACGGCTGGGAAAGCATGTTCTACAGTATTGGTATCTTGTCCGGACTCTGGGCACTCTTTGTTTGGCTGTTTTTCTTAAAAGGTACAGTAACTACACCAGTCAGTCATGTATCGCTGAATAATGAAGTGACCATAGGTTGTCACTTTGCTGTCCTAAATGAAAAGTACAGCTAAATGACCCTGCCTctgtttttagccacactagcagcattagcattgtcattttgagcaGCTGAagtcacagagctgctagtgtGGCTGTGGACTCTTATTTGTACTGTGTTGCTAAATGATAAACACCGTGACATACAACAGCTTAATATAATAAACAATGTGTGGTTCAGGTTACGTTGCTCCCAAGcggaaagaaacaaacaaagactcACAATGGAGTTTGTCAAGAACACGCTGGCAGAGTCTTTTGAAGAAGCCACCTATCTGGTACAGCTGTTCTTTAATCCTTCACCGTTTATCACTACATGGTTATTTGAGTTTTCAGCCTAACCctacctttctctctgtctttgtaaTTTTCTTCCTAAGGGCCATGGTGTTTGCTCACATGTGCATATGCAGCACAAACTACACTTTATTGTCATGGTTGCCAACATACTTTAAAGAATCATTTCCACATGCCAAGGTATTTGTTTTCACCACTATATGTTGTTATTTAGCCAATAAACAGAACAGCTTAACTGTAACCTAGATTGTTCCATGTTGACACTTCAGgctttacacacattcatgtcacTACCACATTATT
It encodes:
- the LOC123974664 gene encoding solute carrier family 17 member 9-like, coding for MAEKHTSGDRNGLDPKVYTATNSTEEEQEDQNLWPRPLSQKWTLTLFMGTCLLYCARMAMPICAVSMATSFHWSKIDSGLVLGGFFWGYCLTQILGGHTSDKVGGERVLFISAASWALITAGTPLLAQLGSHTLALMTMARFLMGLLQGIFFPSLASLCSQRVVEEQRGFIMSTMHSGSYLGTLLAGGMGSLMLDLYGWESMFYSIGILSGLWALFVWLFFLKGTVTTPRKETNKDSQWSLSRTRWQSLLKKPPIWAMVFAHMCICSTNYTLLSWLPTYFKESFPHAKECVYNVTPWLVAIPSAFGGGYVSDFLIRQGYRVASVRKIMQVSVLFLFSIFIMPLSGAVTFTSAVICVSATIGLSTFTSSGVSVNVQDLTPSCAGAIYGFMNMLGAFMGLVLVSVSGYLIEVTLSWATVFSLITLVNATGLGIFVIFGDVRRVDQDDNSQPIIVI